A region of Streptomyces sp. R44 DNA encodes the following proteins:
- a CDS encoding ABC transporter ATP-binding protein gives MTSTARSLLSVRDLTMTFPGRRARSAPVRAVDGVSFDVAAGETLGLVGESGCGKSTTGRMIVRLLEPTAGSVSYDGRDISRLSQRELKPLRRELQMVFQDPHSSLNPRQTVARIISDPLLVQGTPAAEARKRAVELMELVGLIPEHVDRYPHEFSGGQAQRIGIARALATGPRLVVADEPVSALDVSVQAQIVNLMERLQHELGLAYLFIAHDLSVVKRVCDRVAVMYLGRIVEIGAKERVYAAPAHPYTRALLSAVPLPDPAAERARERITLLGDPPSPAAPPPGCTFHPRCPKAREICRTEAPLLRIAVPGEARQVACHFPEGQEET, from the coding sequence ATGACCAGCACAGCCCGATCCCTGTTGAGCGTCCGGGACCTGACCATGACGTTCCCCGGCCGCCGGGCCCGCTCGGCGCCCGTCCGGGCCGTCGACGGCGTCTCCTTCGACGTGGCGGCGGGCGAGACCCTCGGTCTCGTCGGCGAGTCCGGCTGCGGCAAGTCGACCACCGGCCGCATGATCGTGCGGCTCCTGGAGCCGACCGCGGGCTCCGTCTCGTACGACGGACGCGACATCAGCCGTCTGTCCCAGCGCGAGCTGAAACCGCTGCGGCGCGAACTCCAGATGGTCTTCCAGGATCCGCACTCCTCCCTCAACCCCCGGCAGACCGTCGCCCGGATCATCTCCGACCCGCTGCTCGTCCAGGGGACTCCGGCCGCCGAGGCGCGCAAGCGGGCCGTGGAGCTGATGGAGCTCGTCGGGCTCATCCCGGAGCACGTCGACCGCTACCCGCACGAGTTCTCCGGCGGGCAGGCCCAGCGCATCGGCATCGCCCGCGCACTGGCCACCGGCCCCCGCCTCGTCGTCGCCGACGAACCCGTCTCCGCCCTCGACGTCTCCGTGCAGGCGCAGATCGTCAACCTCATGGAACGGCTCCAGCACGAACTCGGCCTCGCCTACCTCTTCATCGCACACGACCTCTCCGTCGTGAAGCGGGTCTGCGACCGGGTCGCCGTGATGTACCTCGGCCGCATCGTGGAGATCGGCGCGAAGGAGCGGGTGTACGCGGCGCCCGCCCACCCCTACACCCGGGCGCTGCTCTCCGCCGTCCCCCTGCCCGACCCGGCGGCCGAGCGGGCCCGGGAGCGGATCACGCTGCTCGGCGATCCTCCGAGCCCCGCCGCTCCCCCGCCGGGCTGCACCTTCCACCCGCGCTGCCCGAAGGCCCGGGAGATCTGCCGCACCGAGGCGCCGCTGCTGCGGATCGCCGTCCCGGGCGAGGCCCGGCAGGTGGCCTGTCACTTCCCCGAGGGTCAGGAGGAAACGTGA
- a CDS encoding ABC transporter substrate-binding protein: MNQRTRTLATALVTTLALGVTGCTGGGKSGGSPDRKNPATSTNGAIVGGTPQKGGTLTVLSNQDFTHLDPARNWVMSDMDFGTRLLYRTLVAYQAEPGAKGGRLTPDLAEDLGTSSNGAKTWTFRLKPGLKYEDGTPITAQDVKYNVERSFSPDLPGGPDYAARYLVGAEGYQGPAKGRHLDSVKTPDARTIVFELRKPFAEFPYATVLPTFAPVPKAQDKGPQYDNRPFSSGPYKIDSYARDKQLVLVRNTHWDPKTDTVRKAYPDRIVVTMGLKANQIDDRLIAAAGADASAVSWDKLRPESTPKVLTRPEVRARLLAESTSCTEMVQMHTGRAPFADVKVRQAVQYALDREAILTASGGPALNDPATALMPASLFGGKQPDTLKIPLTGDVEKAKQLLKEAGKADGFSTSITVSNGDKSVGEAIQQSLGRAGIKVTIETVDPSAFYDTIGDTKNRTDLVYTGWCPDFPSGSTFLPFVFDGRYIKEKGNSGNHSLFRDDATMRRMDAIAAMTDAAQADKAWRELDGEILAKAPTAPVVVERRPLLLGTNIAGAFGHTSFGGQVDFATVGLKDPSKSAS; encoded by the coding sequence ATGAACCAGCGCACCCGCACCTTGGCCACCGCCCTGGTGACGACCCTCGCCCTCGGCGTGACCGGCTGTACCGGCGGCGGGAAGTCCGGCGGCTCCCCGGACCGCAAGAACCCCGCCACCTCCACCAACGGCGCGATCGTCGGCGGGACCCCGCAGAAGGGCGGCACGCTCACCGTCCTGTCCAACCAGGACTTCACCCATCTCGACCCGGCCCGCAACTGGGTCATGAGCGACATGGACTTCGGAACCCGGCTGCTCTACCGCACCCTCGTGGCGTACCAGGCGGAGCCCGGCGCCAAGGGCGGGCGGCTGACCCCCGACCTCGCCGAGGACCTCGGCACCTCCTCCAACGGCGCCAAGACCTGGACCTTCAGGCTCAAGCCGGGCCTGAAGTACGAGGACGGGACTCCGATCACCGCCCAGGACGTCAAGTACAACGTGGAGCGGTCCTTCTCCCCGGACCTGCCCGGCGGCCCCGACTACGCGGCCCGCTACCTCGTGGGCGCCGAGGGCTACCAGGGCCCCGCGAAGGGCAGGCACCTCGACTCCGTGAAGACGCCCGACGCCCGCACCATCGTCTTCGAACTCCGCAAGCCCTTCGCCGAGTTCCCCTACGCGACCGTGCTGCCCACGTTCGCGCCCGTCCCCAAGGCCCAGGACAAGGGACCCCAGTACGACAACCGTCCCTTCTCCTCCGGCCCGTACAAGATCGACTCGTACGCCCGGGACAAGCAGCTCGTCCTCGTCCGCAACACCCACTGGGACCCGAAGACCGACACGGTCCGCAAGGCGTACCCGGACCGGATCGTCGTCACCATGGGCCTGAAGGCCAACCAGATCGACGACCGGCTGATCGCCGCCGCCGGCGCCGACGCCTCCGCGGTCTCCTGGGACAAGCTCCGCCCCGAGTCCACCCCCAAGGTCCTCACCAGGCCCGAGGTCAGGGCTCGACTCCTCGCCGAATCGACCAGCTGCACCGAGATGGTCCAGATGCACACCGGCCGGGCGCCCTTCGCCGACGTCAAGGTCCGGCAGGCGGTGCAGTACGCGCTGGACCGCGAGGCGATCCTGACCGCCTCCGGCGGACCCGCGCTCAACGACCCGGCCACCGCGCTCATGCCCGCCTCCCTCTTCGGCGGCAAGCAGCCCGACACCCTGAAGATCCCGCTCACCGGCGACGTGGAGAAGGCGAAGCAGCTCCTCAAGGAGGCGGGGAAGGCCGACGGCTTCTCGACGAGCATCACCGTCTCCAACGGCGACAAGTCGGTGGGCGAGGCGATCCAGCAGTCCCTGGGCCGCGCCGGGATCAAGGTCACCATCGAGACCGTCGACCCCTCCGCCTTCTACGACACCATCGGCGACACCAAGAACCGCACGGACCTCGTCTACACCGGCTGGTGCCCCGACTTCCCCTCCGGGTCGACCTTCCTGCCCTTCGTCTTCGACGGCCGCTACATCAAGGAGAAGGGCAACTCCGGCAACCACTCCCTCTTCCGCGACGACGCCACCATGCGGCGGATGGACGCGATCGCCGCGATGACCGACGCCGCGCAGGCCGACAAGGCGTGGCGAGAGCTCGACGGCGAGATCCTCGCCAAGGCCCCGACCGCGCCCGTCGTCGTCGAGCGCAGGCCCCTGCTGCTCGGCACGAACATCGCCGGCGCCTTCGGCCACACCTCCTTCGGCGGACAGGTCGACTTCGCGACGGTCGGCCTCAAGGACCCGTCGAAGAGCGCGAGCTGA
- a CDS encoding ABC transporter ATP-binding protein encodes MGDLAPLLSVRDLTVTFPTKRGPVRAVDSLSFDVPPGRTLGIVGESGSGKSVTSLAVMGLHTGAEVTGSVALAGRELVGLPERELNRLRGRRMAMIFQDPLSSLHPYYTVGEQIAEHHRVHFGSRRAAARERAVEALGEVGIPEPRRRAGEYPHQFSGGMRQRVMIAMALACEPDLLIADEPTTALDVTVQAQILELIARLQQDRGLSVVMITHNLGVVARVAHDVLVMYGGRAAERAPVDALFATPAHPYTRGLLDSLPRLDDHDDAPLRAIPGSPPSLLDPAPGCAFAPRCSRAAAGSEEERARCTGERPPLGGPDGHPAACHFPAYEGVPS; translated from the coding sequence ATGGGCGACCTGGCCCCCCTGCTGTCGGTACGGGACCTCACGGTCACGTTCCCGACCAAGCGCGGCCCCGTCCGTGCGGTCGACTCCCTCTCCTTCGACGTCCCGCCCGGGCGCACCCTCGGCATCGTCGGCGAGTCCGGCTCCGGAAAGTCGGTCACCTCGCTGGCCGTGATGGGCCTGCACACCGGCGCCGAGGTCACCGGCTCCGTCGCCCTGGCCGGCCGCGAACTTGTCGGCCTGCCGGAGCGCGAGCTCAACCGGCTGCGCGGCCGGAGGATGGCGATGATCTTCCAGGACCCGCTGTCCAGCCTGCACCCGTACTACACGGTCGGCGAGCAGATCGCCGAGCACCACCGGGTCCACTTCGGGTCCCGTCGCGCGGCCGCCCGCGAGCGGGCCGTCGAGGCGCTCGGCGAGGTCGGCATCCCCGAGCCGCGTCGCCGGGCCGGTGAGTACCCCCACCAGTTCTCGGGCGGCATGCGGCAGCGCGTGATGATCGCGATGGCGCTCGCCTGCGAGCCCGACCTGCTGATCGCCGACGAGCCGACGACGGCGCTCGACGTCACCGTCCAGGCGCAGATCCTGGAGCTGATCGCCCGCCTCCAGCAGGACCGGGGCCTCTCCGTCGTCATGATCACGCACAATCTGGGCGTGGTGGCCCGGGTCGCGCACGACGTCCTGGTGATGTACGGCGGCCGGGCCGCCGAACGCGCCCCGGTGGACGCCCTGTTCGCGACCCCGGCCCATCCGTACACCCGGGGACTGCTCGACTCGCTGCCCCGGCTCGACGACCACGACGACGCGCCGCTCCGGGCGATCCCCGGCAGCCCGCCGTCCCTGCTCGACCCGGCACCGGGATGCGCGTTCGCGCCCCGCTGCTCCCGCGCGGCCGCCGGCTCCGAGGAGGAACGGGCCCGCTGCACGGGCGAACGCCCGCCGCTCGGCGGCCCGGACGGACACCCGGCCGCCTGCCACTTCCCCGCGTACGAAGGCGTTCCCTCATGA
- a CDS encoding proline racemase family protein: MSTTPHSVRTTDYHTAGEPFRIVDEDLPPIPGDTVAERRALALRLGPLDELRRLLVREPRGHSGMYGGFIVPPDDDGAHFGVLFWHKDGYSTACGHGTMALGAWAVDTGRVPAPDDGDVPVRIDVPSGRVTATVHRAAGRTTGVTFRNVPTRVVARKVPVTIPSGTVEVDLADSGACYVSVPASALALDTTRGSLPALVRAGREIRAALPEHDVYGVILYEDLPRTPHGPHQRNVTVFADGQIDRSPCGSGTSARLALLGEDGLLAPGDTLTHESVADTVFTGRLLPGGITEVTGSTHRTGTHTFVLDPHDELGTGFLL; the protein is encoded by the coding sequence GTGAGCACCACCCCGCACTCGGTCCGCACCACCGACTACCACACCGCAGGCGAACCCTTCAGGATCGTCGACGAGGACCTGCCGCCGATCCCCGGCGACACCGTCGCCGAACGCCGCGCCCTCGCACTCCGGCTCGGCCCCCTCGACGAGCTCCGCCGCCTCCTCGTCCGGGAACCACGCGGACACTCCGGCATGTACGGCGGCTTCATCGTCCCGCCCGACGACGACGGCGCCCACTTCGGCGTGCTGTTCTGGCACAAGGACGGCTACTCCACCGCCTGCGGGCACGGCACGATGGCGCTCGGCGCCTGGGCCGTCGACACCGGGCGCGTCCCCGCACCCGACGACGGCGACGTCCCCGTCCGCATCGACGTGCCCTCCGGGCGCGTCACCGCGACCGTGCACCGCGCGGCCGGCCGCACCACCGGCGTCACCTTCCGCAACGTCCCGACGCGGGTCGTCGCGCGCAAGGTCCCGGTGACCATCCCCTCCGGCACCGTCGAGGTCGACCTCGCCGACTCCGGCGCCTGCTACGTCTCCGTCCCCGCCTCCGCCCTCGCCCTGGACACCACGCGCGGCTCCCTGCCCGCGCTCGTCCGGGCCGGACGGGAGATCCGCGCCGCGCTCCCCGAGCACGACGTGTACGGAGTCATCCTGTACGAGGACCTGCCCCGCACTCCCCACGGGCCGCACCAGCGCAACGTCACCGTCTTCGCCGACGGGCAGATCGACCGCTCACCCTGCGGCTCCGGCACCTCCGCACGGCTCGCCCTGCTCGGCGAGGACGGGCTGCTCGCCCCCGGGGACACCCTCACGCACGAGTCCGTGGCGGACACCGTGTTCACCGGCCGACTGCTGCCCGGCGGGATCACGGAGGTGACCGGATCCACGCACCGCACCGGCACCCACACCTTCGTCCTCGACCCCCACGACGAGCTGGGCACGGGATTCCTGCTGTGA
- a CDS encoding ornithine cyclodeaminase family protein yields MTPTTGLLPIDAPAMTRLLTPAAAVDVLADVLRAGFDPETAPPRTVVPVPAGELLLMPAADHRYAGVKIAGVAPGNPALGLPRITGSYLLLDGSSLQPLALLDGAALTELRTPAVSALAVRHLTPDDRPLRLVLFGTGPQAYGHLEAVLAVRGVAEAVVVGRNAVGARALAGYARTLDVPARAGTADDVAGADLVVCCTTAREPLFDGTLVADGATVVAVGSHEPAARETDTALVARAEVHVEARSAALREAGDLLVPLAEGAIGEDHIAGTLADLVHGRVPSGRPRLFKSVGMAWEDLAVAGALYRAAREAA; encoded by the coding sequence ATGACGCCCACGACCGGCCTGCTCCCTATCGACGCCCCCGCCATGACCCGCCTCCTGACCCCGGCCGCGGCCGTCGACGTCCTCGCCGACGTCCTGCGCGCCGGATTCGACCCCGAGACCGCCCCGCCCCGCACCGTCGTGCCGGTCCCGGCCGGCGAGCTCCTCCTCATGCCCGCCGCCGATCACAGATACGCCGGGGTGAAGATCGCGGGCGTGGCCCCCGGCAACCCGGCCCTCGGGCTGCCCCGCATCACCGGCTCGTACCTGCTCCTCGACGGCAGCAGCCTCCAGCCGCTCGCCCTGCTCGACGGCGCGGCGCTCACCGAGCTGCGCACCCCGGCCGTCTCGGCCCTCGCCGTACGGCATCTGACGCCCGACGACCGTCCCCTGCGGCTCGTGCTCTTCGGCACCGGGCCCCAGGCGTACGGCCACCTGGAGGCCGTCCTCGCCGTGCGCGGGGTCGCCGAGGCCGTCGTCGTCGGACGCAACGCGGTCGGTGCCCGCGCCCTCGCCGGATACGCGCGGACCCTCGACGTGCCCGCCCGTGCCGGCACGGCCGACGACGTGGCCGGAGCCGACCTGGTCGTCTGCTGCACCACGGCCCGCGAACCCCTCTTCGACGGCACGCTGGTCGCCGACGGCGCCACCGTCGTCGCGGTCGGCTCGCACGAGCCGGCGGCCCGGGAGACCGACACCGCCCTCGTGGCCCGCGCCGAGGTCCACGTCGAGGCCCGCTCGGCGGCGCTCCGTGAGGCGGGCGACCTGCTCGTCCCCCTGGCCGAGGGGGCGATCGGCGAGGACCACATCGCGGGCACCCTCGCCGACCTGGTGCACGGCCGGGTCCCCTCCGGGCGTCCGCGTCTCTTCAAGAGCGTCGGCATGGCCTGGGAGGACCTCGCCGTCGCGGGCGCCCTGTACCGCGCGGCCCGCGAGGCCGCCTGA
- a CDS encoding ABC transporter permease codes for MTTTSTSPPMTRGSGPWQLARTELRRRTSVKLSLAVVVFFALLTVAAPLIGSLGGWGPEEFDKSAVDPYLGGQPIGPLGGVSAEHWLGVEPVTGRDLFARVVHGAQVSLLIAFSATAIVVVAGTAAGIAAGYFGGRTDTVLSRLMDLTMSFPSLIFMIAMMSVARDVNRIVLMTAVIGLFGWPGIARVVRGQTLSLKHREYVDAARVGGSGPWRILARDILPGVAGPVIAYTTLIVPGMIATEAALSYLGVGVRPPTPSWGQMIAESVAYYDTDPMYFVVPSLCLFLTVLAFTLLGDALRDVLDPRGSGT; via the coding sequence ATGACCACCACCTCGACCTCCCCGCCCATGACGCGGGGCAGCGGGCCCTGGCAGCTCGCCAGGACCGAGCTGCGCCGCCGCACCTCCGTGAAGCTCTCGCTCGCCGTCGTCGTCTTCTTCGCGCTCCTGACCGTGGCCGCCCCGCTGATCGGCTCGCTGGGCGGCTGGGGCCCGGAGGAGTTCGACAAGAGCGCCGTCGATCCGTACCTGGGCGGCCAGCCCATCGGGCCGCTCGGCGGCGTCTCGGCGGAGCACTGGCTCGGCGTCGAACCCGTCACCGGCCGCGACCTGTTCGCCCGGGTCGTGCACGGCGCCCAGGTCTCCCTGCTCATCGCCTTCTCGGCGACGGCGATCGTCGTCGTCGCCGGAACGGCGGCCGGCATCGCCGCGGGCTACTTCGGCGGCCGCACCGACACCGTGCTCTCCCGGCTGATGGACCTCACCATGTCCTTCCCCTCCCTCATCTTCATGATCGCGATGATGTCGGTGGCCAGGGACGTCAACCGGATCGTCCTCATGACCGCCGTCATCGGCCTCTTCGGCTGGCCCGGCATCGCCCGCGTCGTCCGCGGCCAGACCCTGTCGCTCAAACACCGCGAGTACGTCGACGCCGCACGCGTCGGCGGCTCGGGACCCTGGCGGATCCTCGCCCGCGACATCCTCCCGGGCGTCGCCGGACCCGTCATCGCGTACACCACCCTGATCGTCCCCGGGATGATCGCCACCGAGGCGGCCCTCAGCTATCTCGGCGTCGGCGTCCGCCCGCCCACCCCGTCCTGGGGCCAGATGATCGCCGAGAGCGTCGCCTACTACGACACGGATCCCATGTACTTCGTCGTCCCGAGCCTCTGCCTCTTCCTCACCGTGCTCGCGTTCACCCTCCTCGGCGACGCGCTGCGCGACGTCCTCGACCCGCGCGGGAGCGGCACGTGA
- a CDS encoding NAD(P)/FAD-dependent oxidoreductase, whose amino-acid sequence MTKPESAGPDYDVVISGAGLAGCAAAILLARRGARVALLERRSRPGAYKALCTHSITANATPVLDELGLIPALEKAGAVRNEARWYTRWGWIEPGAAPGPELPYGYNVRRSTLDPLIRSRAAETLGVDVLLGHKVTGLIREAGRTVGVRASTPEGEREIRARLVVGADGKDSAVAGFAGVPTRRHENARFGYLAHFRNLPLRDGISHAWFLVPDMAYAFPNDDGVTVVAVLPDKKRLPAFREDLEGSFLEFVRSLPDAPAIDAAERVTKITGTVDYPLHTRKAAAPGLALIGDAALTGDPLWGVGCGWALQSARWLAEAVAPALTGTGDLDKSLAAYARTHRLRLGGHQYLAADFAKGRPFNPLERLMFSAAARDGAVARHMHMFASRLMGPLGFLNPLMVTRAAVVNLRHRGA is encoded by the coding sequence ATGACCAAGCCCGAGAGCGCCGGACCCGACTACGACGTCGTCATCAGCGGGGCCGGCCTCGCCGGCTGCGCCGCGGCGATCCTGCTCGCCCGGCGCGGTGCCCGCGTCGCGCTGCTCGAACGCCGTTCGCGCCCCGGGGCGTACAAGGCGCTGTGCACCCACTCCATCACCGCCAACGCCACCCCGGTGCTCGACGAACTCGGCCTCATACCGGCGCTGGAGAAGGCCGGAGCCGTGCGCAACGAGGCGCGCTGGTACACCCGTTGGGGATGGATCGAGCCCGGCGCCGCGCCCGGCCCCGAGCTGCCGTACGGCTACAACGTCCGGCGCAGCACCCTCGACCCGCTGATCAGGTCCCGTGCGGCCGAGACCCTCGGCGTCGACGTGCTCCTCGGCCACAAGGTGACCGGGCTGATCCGGGAGGCCGGGCGCACGGTCGGGGTGCGTGCGTCGACGCCCGAGGGGGAGCGCGAGATCCGGGCCCGCCTGGTGGTCGGCGCCGACGGCAAGGACTCGGCCGTGGCCGGGTTCGCCGGGGTGCCGACCCGACGGCACGAGAACGCGCGCTTCGGCTATCTCGCGCACTTCCGGAACCTGCCCCTGCGGGACGGGATCAGTCACGCCTGGTTCCTGGTGCCGGACATGGCGTACGCGTTCCCGAACGACGACGGGGTGACGGTCGTCGCGGTGCTCCCGGACAAGAAGCGGCTTCCGGCCTTCCGGGAGGATCTGGAGGGCAGCTTCCTGGAGTTCGTCCGCTCCCTGCCGGACGCGCCGGCCATCGATGCCGCCGAGCGCGTCACGAAGATCACCGGCACGGTCGACTACCCGCTCCACACGCGCAAGGCGGCCGCACCGGGGCTCGCGCTCATCGGCGACGCGGCCCTGACCGGGGATCCGCTGTGGGGCGTGGGATGCGGGTGGGCGCTGCAGTCCGCGCGGTGGCTGGCGGAGGCGGTCGCCCCGGCCCTGACCGGCACGGGCGACCTCGACAAGTCGCTCGCGGCCTACGCGCGCACGCACCGGCTCCGGCTCGGCGGGCACCAGTACCTGGCGGCCGACTTCGCCAAGGGCAGGCCGTTCAATCCCCTGGAGCGGCTGATGTTCTCGGCGGCGGCGCGCGACGGGGCCGTGGCCCGGCACATGCACATGTTCGCGTCGCGGCTGATGGGTCCGCTGGGCTTCCTGAACCCCCTGATGGTGACCAGGGCGGCGGTCGTGAACCTCAGGCATCGCGGGGCGTGA
- a CDS encoding ABC transporter permease: MILYLGRRLLGVLGVLVAIAAVTFTIFYVLPSDPAAAACGKSCSAERLEAIRAHMGLDAPLWRQFTDFVTGIFTGRTMGSGQYALHCGFPCLGYSYENSQGVWDLLVDRLPVSASLALGAAAIWLLLGLSAGVTAALHKDTLTDRALMVGAVAAASLPVYFTSVLLIYGLIRVSGLFPYPQYVPFGSDPLSWATNLLLPWLALAILYAAMYARQSRSSMIESMAEPYIRTARAKGLPRRTVVVKHGLRAGMTPILTIFGMDLGGLLAGAVITESIFGLPGIGRLFYGALSTGDQPVILGVTLLAATFIVVANLAVDLLYAVVDPRVRY, from the coding sequence GTGATCCTCTACCTCGGGCGCCGGCTCCTGGGCGTGCTCGGCGTCCTCGTCGCCATCGCCGCCGTCACCTTCACCATCTTCTACGTCCTGCCGTCCGATCCGGCGGCCGCGGCCTGCGGCAAGTCGTGCAGCGCCGAACGCCTGGAGGCGATCCGCGCCCACATGGGCCTGGACGCCCCGCTGTGGCGGCAGTTCACCGACTTCGTCACGGGCATCTTCACGGGCCGCACGATGGGCAGCGGCCAGTACGCCCTGCACTGCGGCTTCCCGTGCCTGGGCTACTCGTACGAGAACAGCCAGGGCGTGTGGGACCTGCTCGTGGACCGGCTGCCGGTCTCCGCCTCCCTCGCCCTGGGCGCGGCCGCGATCTGGCTGCTGCTCGGGCTCTCCGCGGGCGTCACCGCCGCCCTGCACAAGGACACGCTCACCGACCGGGCCCTGATGGTCGGCGCGGTCGCCGCCGCCTCGCTGCCCGTCTACTTCACCTCGGTGCTGCTGATCTACGGGCTGATCCGGGTCTCCGGACTGTTCCCCTACCCGCAGTACGTGCCCTTCGGCTCCGACCCGCTGTCCTGGGCCACCAACCTGCTGCTCCCCTGGCTGGCGCTCGCGATCCTGTACGCCGCGATGTACGCCCGCCAGAGCCGCAGCTCGATGATCGAGTCCATGGCGGAGCCGTACATCCGGACCGCACGCGCCAAGGGGCTGCCGCGCCGGACGGTGGTCGTCAAGCACGGGCTGCGCGCGGGCATGACACCGATCCTGACCATCTTCGGGATGGACCTGGGCGGACTGCTCGCCGGCGCGGTGATCACCGAGTCCATCTTCGGACTGCCCGGCATCGGGCGCCTCTTCTACGGGGCCCTGTCCACCGGCGACCAGCCCGTCATCCTCGGGGTGACCCTGCTCGCCGCCACCTTCATCGTCGTCGCCAACCTGGCCGTCGACCTGCTGTACGCCGTCGTCGACCCGCGAGTGAGGTACTGA